The Hemibagrus wyckioides isolate EC202008001 linkage group LG13, SWU_Hwy_1.0, whole genome shotgun sequence DNA window GCAGGATGGGAAGGCCAGGGTCAAGGCTAGAACTAAGATGGTGGCCACCAGGACCACCCAGCCCCATCCTCCATCAGGAGCATCAAGGTGTGCTGAAGTCATCGGAGTCACTGTGCCTTCCGTATCAGCTTCGGCAGGATCTGGATCGCATGATTCTTctgaatgatgatgatttacTCGCGTGCCCATTTCTGCGAGCTGAGAGTACTGCTACCACTCAGTGTCTGGGAGCCGAAAAGCTTCGGGGATGTCTCAGTGGTGGTTCAGACGTACAGTCACACATTTTCACACGTCACATATCACCTTCGATCCACACAAGGGTCTCTGTTGGACAAACGGAAGACAATTATTTTGTACCGTGTAATCTTGTACATAAAGTTTAGTTCAGTTTATGCTCACCTGTAATCAAGTACGAGCCTCAAGTGACGCCTTTCTTTAAACTAGAGGGTCTCTTTGGTGTCTGTTAttttattactgtgttattacattgttattattagcCCAACTGACCCTTCGTTTAATCTGACAGGTTTGGCCATCTGAAACAGGTCCTAATAAAAGttgtttttaagaaaacatGACTACaatcagaaaagcatttcattaaCAAAGTGAAAAACgggaaaaatggaaaatatgCTTACCCCATAGCAAAGTGTACCTCAGACTGTGCCAGATGGGTTTTGACCAAACTGGATATTTcagtaaggaaaaaaaaaaaactaaacaatgcTGTATACTAGATGTTTTAAATCTAAAGTGATTTAGGTTTTTGTCGCTAAAAAGTTCAGTGTTTTCTTTAGTTCCACGACTGAAATAAAGACGATGTCGTTTTTGTGTTACAAGATGGATTCATATTCATTAAAAACAGTAGCTGTGGCTGCTACAATGAATCCGTGGTGTGGGGGTTTTTTAGAGAGATTGGAaggagttttttcttgcttcAAATTGGCTTGGGAAGTCTAAGgataaaaacactaaaattttaattaaaatataaagatGTAAATGTCACAATATTGGAGGCTAAAAACAAAACTTCTAACCGTCTACATTAATGACTTAAGTAGCTAGCACTTCCACTGCTCTAAAGCTGCGTGCCTGACTAGCAGAAAGAGAGCCTAActattttctaattttattACTAATTTCACTCAGAAAAACCAGTGAGTGACCGATACTGGGATTGTATATGTACCCAGTGGCTACTTATAGCTAAGGAAGAGTGTGACGTTAGCAAACGAGAAAGGTTTCCGATCAGCATAAGAGATCAGATAGAGCTTTgtgcgcttttaacaaagaagCTATGAAATGAACACACGTCGaccttcattcatttatttatttatttatctatctatctatcacctcAGTTTCTCTCCGGTGAAGTAATAGAGTCTCACCAGGAACCTACCTTTAGGGAGTGGAAGCGTTTGCGTGTCTCTTCATGATGTCCTTCTGTTTCTGTGCCGAAAAACATCCTTTTTTTCTGCTCGGATATATGAGCGGCTAGACCCAGCCAGTAATATTGGGTCCTATATTAAAAGATTAGATAAGATCCCTGAATCCTCCACCTCCTTTGTGTCAGCTTTAAATGAAAGTGGATGATGATTTCTAACATGCGATAATAACACAGGCTCTGGCCCTTTAAATACTGCTGGCAGCTGTAATGTGAGCTGCAGCTCGGGGTGGTGTGAGCGGATAACGGAGGGAAATGCATCAGTGTCGTAACCCACCACTTCTTTTCAGCTTCTTCACAAACTCCtttcactctctacacactccttATTGACATatttatgtacactatattggcaaaagttttgggacacccctccaaatcattgaattcaggggttgggcttggctgCTTAGTTTCAGTGCagggatgaccccttcatgttccaacatgactgcacaccagtgcacgaagcaacgtccataaagacatggatgagtgagtttggtttggaggaaccttacagagtcctgacctcaacctgacagaacacctttgggatgagactgtgagccaggccttcacgtccaacatcagtgcctgaccacacaaatgtgcgtctagaggaatggtcaaaaattcccataaacacacttctaaaccttatggaaagccttcccagaagaagggtaggccaactccatattaaattcatgtgcatgtaaagggcagacgtcccagttttggcctggctcgcagtctccgctctaattcatcccaaaggtgttctgtcaggttgaggtcaggactctgtaaggttcctccaaaccaaactcactcatccatgtctttatggacgttgctttgtgcactggtgtgcagtcatgttggaacaggaaagggtcatccccaaactgttcccacaaagttggacacatgaaattgtccaaaatgtcttgaaacattaagagttcctttcaccggaactaacgggccaagcccaacccctgaatttaatgatttggaggggggtcccaaaacttttggcaacagaGTATCTTCTAATGCACATAAAGCTAATAAACTTTTCACATGGCACCCTGACAAACACTCCCAAGCAGTTTTGCCTTTCTGCTTCTGTAAAAcatgttgttttattattcagataCGGTGTACATACATGCTCAGTTTTCTGGTAAACAATTGCAACAAAGTTCTGTGAGAAAATGAGAACTACAACAACATTTtgaacacaaatacattttatgATAAAAATCGGacattttcctctctttttttttcctcattgcaATCTGTACATTGAAAGAAACTGCATCAGGtgacataaaaaacaaacaaaaaaaacatttttatatgtatatatatttatatattaaaagacAATCTGACCAAGACTATTCATTTCCAGAACACTTAGCTCCACAAACTTTGTTTAGACAAAAGGTCACACATGACATCAATACAGTCGATAACTTAACACATTCAAAACATCTGGTGTAAGGAGCAGGTTTGCAATACAAGTTTAAATGCCGTTACTGGTATCGTGTGCCcacatgcacacgtgtgtgtgtgtatgtattgtttatCCATGCATGCAGGTGATGCAGAATATTGTGGCAGACTTTAATGTGAACAAATACAACAGGTCTGCAATCCTGACCAACAGGGTAACCTTTTAAATGTCCATTTAGGGCTTGACATTTTATCCAGTttggacaaaacaaaaagaaaacacaataaacaggaGTTGCGGACTGACCGTCTGAAAGTTTTCCCTTGCACATGGCATCCAGACTCTCTGAAAAACTGTCCATGCACCACTTTACCCCTATACTACCACAAGGCTAGACAAAGTCCCAGTATAGAATATGATATACTCTAATACAATGCATGCTTTCAAGTTCACATACCAAAAAACACAGTCCCCATCCCTCCCCACAGATTGACAAAACACTAAATAACCTtggcaaagttttttttttttcttctacagAAAACATCTTTTTGCcgttttgacaaaaaaaaagaaaagaaaagaaaagaaatgggaaaggaaaatgaacatgttaaataaatctaTAATTCAGTTGGCCTATATGCTCCAATGTCTCTATGATACATAAATCTTACAATATCTTCCCATTAATTACAGAAACGTGACGTAACTGAAGTAAAGTGTACCGGCATGACATTTCTCCACGTGTCTGCTGTTTAACAGAAAAGTGTAAGACACGGACATAATTAAAGTGCATGTAAAAGATTAAGGGTGCAAACAAAATGTGGATGTGAGTAAAAAGACCAGTTACACTGGCACAATGATGTGAAAAGCCgaaaatactaaatacataCAGCATCTGAAACAAAGGACCATTAAGAGCCCTGTATGAAGGGAAAATCTTAAGAAATGCTGCGCACAATGTTTGACACTGATAGTGGTACAAAGGACATCTGTGTGTAGTATAGCTGATTTTTGCCTGGACGATCATATATGAtcaaaaacagacacagacccccacccccaacccacccactcctattattttgcattattaggacttattaaacaaacacactgtaatagaTCTTTCCTGTAGTGGGGACATCTATAGCTCAGAAGACCAATATGAAAAGTTCAATAATAAACAATTGTGGCTGAACAAAAGCAGCACTCCAAGAGATGCATTTCATCATCTCCGATTACTCAGTTAGGAGTGCAAATCGAGCCGAATTCTTAGTGTCCATATACCTTTCTACTGGACTAACTGAAATTGCATTACAATTCTGCCTCTGACAAAAATCTGCTTTGTAAAAATCAGAGTGAAAGTTTATGGAGCATGTTTTTGGCAACCCCTTTTCATTTGCTTCACATTTTAAAGCcggggaacaaaaaaaaaaaaaatatgatttgtgCGTTTAGATGTGCACTTGAAGACCAAACATTTCACATTGACATGCTGCCTGTGACAGCCATCAGCTGCTTTACAATGGACATGAATAACAAACATCAAAACATGCAGTTTTACATTCTATGTGATACTGAACAATCTTATATTAAAATACTGTCAGAAGCTCGTGAAGCACACTCGTTCCTAGCAAATAACTTTTAAGGGTGTGGAATTTGATTTGGAAAGCTAGTCTTAAGAGgctaaatattaaacaatgaGGGCAATTCAGTGTAAAACAGGACCAAATACTGGCTCGGATGTCAAAATACGAAAGAAAGACAGTTTACCTGAAGTAATACGATAGATTTTTGACATGAGGGCAAGCATCTCAATCCATGTAAAATAGAGCCCTTGACATTCACTGCTATTTCACTATAACTTATCTagcgtttttctttttaaatatgagATAGAAACAGTTAAACAGCCAAAATAGAGTTAGAGATAGAGTTCTATGGAGTGCTAGAGAGGAACTTActaagtcaaaaaaaaaaagaaaaaaaggaacaatCATATTACAGAACAGAGTTCTGCCGTGCCAAACATCATTTGGGCACGTTGTCTATCAACAGTCTCGTGGAGCTCATTTGTGAAAAGACAAAGAAGTGACGCACTTATGTAAAGAAAAAGCGATTCATGAATAATGGTGTGAAATAAGACTATGGAGTGTCCAGTTTTCCAGTCACACGAACACAAACAGCCAGAGGGAGAACACAACACGAAAATTTACATACAAACAAGTGACAAGGCACTGGACATTGTAGGAGCATGAGCTGTTTCATGCACTTCCTCAGTCTAATGCGACTATtatgaaacacaaaacaacttTCGCAACAACCTCTATTGTACTACAACCATGTTCATGATCTTTACATGTCCCCAACATTGCATGTTTCTTTTTGATGTGTCCATGTTTGGAGGGGTGAATGAACACCTCCAGTATGGCCTGGAACATCCGATACCTGTCAAGGACCTCGGGTGGGTCAAATGAAAACAGAGAAATTATAACGTACATTACAAACTGAAATAAATGGCTCTGCATGTTCAAAGGCCAAGCTAGGCTGTGCTAGACACTGAAATGATAACGAGTGAGTGTTGCTGCTGATATTTCACTCATCCACTCCCTCAGTTTTACACAGTGAGTCAATGTGCTTGCTATGAGAAGGGTGTAGGGGGGGCAAATAATTCTGTCTTGTCTACGGTTTTTTGCACCCCTGGAAGTCCTGAGGAAATTCTGACGATGAAAACACAGCCTAGCTGACCAGGGCACAGGCATTCCTTGTAACTAGCATGCCAGCAATGATGTAGTTTATAGGTGATTATGACAAGGATATGAAGGCGAATAACGATCAAGTTCCGAGGCATTGTGGATGACTACATAAGTTGTTGTAGTGACAGACCTCGAAAATCTTACTTGGACTCCTCCCTAGTCATCATGGTGAGTCCCGCATCATCACGCATCAACTAGCtttgtagcatttttttttgttgtacttTTTGATAACAGCAGTGACCTCAAGTGATGATGCAGGATGGGTGATGTTGCAGCACTGCAGGGAGGGGGGACACACCCCCACTGTGGAAAGGCACAAGGGAGGAGGGTGATAGAGAGGAAGGGCAGCCatgtgagctgatggagtcaGCTGTATGGTTAAAGAAGGGAGACTAGAGGGGAGGACGGGAGAGGGTGGGGTACGGGGATCTGTGTCAGCACAGCTAAGAAGGTCTCCTCACATCCGGGAACCTCTCTCCTGAAGGATCTGTGTGGAAGAGATGAAATCAGCTGGTAAATTAACATGGCATGGATCATTAGAAAAattgtaagtgataacagaaatCAGATGATGAAAAACTGGTTGAAAAAGTGGCTTGGTTGAACAGAACATTGCTGGAATTGCAAACAATGACATTATTTACTGAACGATCTGCCTGTATAAAGACATCTAACATCTATTGAGAATTTTGTGACTGCAGATCAGGCACGTCACTCTTGACTGATATTTCTCATGTATTTTCAGGTAACCTCCTGATGTGTGGGGTGGGTGATCAAGACAGTTTTATATTGCAATCGTTAATTGTATTTATCacagaatatactgtataatattataTGTTTTATCTTAATGTGCGAATGATGCAATACTTTTTCATTAACAGTAAATGGAAATGCTAGcgataaatatttgtttaaaaataaaccctaacctccaaaaataaaaatttgtagATATGCCATTATAAAAATGAACGTTAGCTTTAAacctaatctaaaaaaaaaaagacccgaTTTTGAGCAGATGTAAACTCTAAATGATAAACATACACTTCTAAATCTCACCTTAGCCTTCTCAGTTGGCTCGATAACAATCCCGTTAGTGGAATTGTTGAGTTCCCGGGaaaccacacacagaaactctgCTTGGTCCTCATTTCCGTAGTTGTAAGAGGAGCCAATGCTTATAAGCTGGAAGAATTAAGAAATTGAATCAAGGATAAAAGATTAATAAAAGACTGAATAAAAGGAGTTGAGTAGCACATACTGAGTACAAACAGTTCATAcagactgcaaaaaaaaagcagatcCAAGTCATTTTACGTCACGTGAGCCCGACCATCTGAGAAACGACAATATGAAACTTAAAGGCTTAGAAGAGCTTTGCAGTTCTTCAGAgtgaatgaatagatgaatagatgagtAGCCACTCTGCTCAAGCATTTATCTAATTAAAGCACAATTTACGTAGTCTGAAATTACAGCTCGGGCCTTCCATTTCCAAGggaataatgaagaaaaaagctCGGATGATTACGAATTAAACGTTAAGAAACCAATCTGCTGAATAGGAGGGGGGGCTGTATATTCAGAATAGCAGTGTGCTCTTCCGTGTGACCTGCACCAATCCAAGGGTCGAGCGGAAACAAAGGCCAGCTCACCTGCTCAAACTTCCACCCATCAGACATTGTGGAGACCATCTGAGTGAGTTCCTCTTCTTGGCACTGAAGCACACGATACACATGTTTCACTGGACCCTGCAAATACAAAGGTACGTGTGAGgacctttttttattattgttattaattttCAGACAGGAAAAATACATTATCGTAAAAGTCAAAAACAAGCAGTTACACTCCATTAGAGAAGAAATGAGTCAAGTAATTAAAGAGTAGTTAGGTTAGTTAGTAAGTTTGGCTAAAGTTTTGCATGTAGTTATATTCTGTTTGAATGGATTTTGCACCATTATTAGTTCATTATTTTGCACGTTATGTTTAATTTACACCCATATTCAGTTATTTTTCACTTAAACAGCTAAATGAATGTAGGGCATGCTCCTTATCATAAAGACCTGACAATGCAATTTGTAAATTGCTAACTATACATCCAGCTCTGGGACTTAATCCACTTTCTCAGCAGACTTGCCAAGAACCAAGCTCACAAAAAAAGCACGCTTCACCCTGGCTTCATTCTCACACACCTGAGACGTCCTGTTCTCATTGTCTCGTATCCTCTCCTTTACCAGCCTCACCAATGACGCAATGTTGTAGAATTCAGCTTCCTCTAGAACACCTGCAGGAGCCAAAATGAACTGCATTGTAAGTTTTTGTAAGACAATTCATGTCTCAATCGTTTGAACGATTTTCTTATCTCAATCGTTAACATGTAAAGTAAGCATCTTGCAATGAACACAATTTTTCAGCAACATGTTTAATAGATCACTAAAAGTTTACTCTGTCCAAGATACAACACTGCTTTAAAATGTTTAGAGCACAGTGCATTTGAACGCTTGAGTCTGACTGATCTGAAGGtgatttctttactttttaagCAAGAGCATGGCTCAGATAGTAGTAGTTTAATTACAAGGTTTATATTCATGCTCTTGTTATAATATGTTGTAGCTTTATGTTGATACAGCTAATTCACAGAGGCTTGTATGTAGACACGCCACTGACAGGGATGTCAAATCCATGTGCCAACAGTGATATGGTGACGTTTTCGAAGATCTGTTCAATGACAAGTacaacactatattgccaaaagttttgggatacccttccaaatcactgaattcaggtgttgggcttgggccccttagttcaagtgaaaggaactcttaatgcttcatgctcccaaatcttgtggaaacagtttggggatgatcccttcctgttccaacatgactgccacaagtgcacaaagcaaggtccacaaAGAACTTGACtggttctgacctcaacccgatagaacatctttgggatgaactagagcggagactctgagccaggccaaaactgggatgtctgcctttacatgcacatgaatgtaatagaatgttggcccgccctttgaagctataacagcttcaactcttctaggaaggctttccacaaggtttaggagtgtgtttatggaactttttgaccattcctctagaagaataGAAGCACATttcttggtatgctaaagcataaagagttcctttcactggaactaagacaTGAcagagtcttcaggacagagagttTTGGGTTTTCCTGCAAAATGACAAGCTGcgtttttttctcttattaccCTTGAAAGAAACAAGAGGGAACGATTGTTTATGGCTGTTATAATGTACAATGGCTTTTTTGTGTCTGTTCTACAATATTAAATGTGACTTTAAATAGGACATGTATAATGTGCCTGtctttaaaacatttgaaataaatgttaattttataAAGTTGCTGTAATTTTAAAAGGGCTGAAACACTTTGGGCTGTTATTGGCAAACCATcaactttgtggtaacagtaAGTCTGCTTTGTGCTGagccacaccacaccaccccatTTCTGATTATTCTCCTATTACATCCTGTCCAGTCATGTTTAAATAGATCCTCAAGCAGAAAAGCTCGAGTTTCTGAGCTCGCTTAACTCCTTTATCAtgaaaaaaaccaacaaacagGTTTACATCAGAAATTATTCCTGCACTTTGTCTTCTACACAAAAGCCATGTCttctgcattttcttttctattggAAAAAGAAAGTCCATAACCGGCTGTTATTATGATCTAACAAGCACaggacacactctctcaccctcttCTGCGAGGTTCTTGTTGATGATCAGCTTCCCGTGTCTCAGATAATTCAAGATGGGTCCAAAGTATGTGGGGTCTCTGTCAATCAAATAAgctcctgtctcatcctgtgCAGAAAAACAGCACATGTTATGatcacatacaaaaaaaatatattcacctgatattgttttattatCTTTACAGCAGGAGTGCCACCTGACACCTTTAACAAATAAAAGGCTGTAGAGTGAGAAAATGCTTTATAAAAGTCTTACATCATCTGGATTTGTACTAGTTACGACCTGGATAAGTAATACATTGAAATGCCATTACCTTACTTTGTGGCCATTTTAACATTGTGTATATATCATTACATATGTTTTGTCTCACATGATTATACAGCATCGCTCACACAATAGAGTTACACATGTGTTAAATACCCTATACAACAAGCCATGTCACTATGCAAATCTCTGACTCAAAGTGACTGAAGAGCAGCAAATACTGGCATGTTTGATGGCATGTCTTCTACCTCGTAGgtctgtattttgtgtgtgtcatttCGAAAGTGTTTATGTAGTACACAGACTGTCCACCTTTTTTTCCAGGAACATCTGCACATTTAGATAACATGCAATTTTCTACTCATCCAATCAGATGGCAGCAGTAATGCATAATATCATGCAAATGCAGGTCAAGctcttcagttaatgtttacatcaaacatgaGAATGAAGAACAAGTGTGATGTCTGTGACTTTATCTGTATCATGGTTGCTGGTGCTAGATGGGCTGGTTTGCGTATTTCAGAAATGGCTGATCTCCTGGTATATATTTACTCAAATAGTCTCTATTGTCATctaaactggacagttgaagactgaaaagaaaagaaaagggaaaaaaaaaacaaaacaggaatagCCACAGAACAGGACTCTGGAAACAGATGTAGTCTTCTGCTGTTGAAGCTTCAGGCtcagatgcttttcttctcaccccagttgtaaagagtgattaatTAAGTTCCTTCCTGGAAACTTGAACCATTCTGGCACTTTCTCCTGACCCCTTTTACCAATAAggtgtttccacccacagaaccgTCACTCGGTCAACGTTTTTTGCACATTCTGGGCAAACTCTACAGACTGTTGTgggtgaaaatcccaggagctTAGTAttatctgaaatactcaaaccagcccatctggcacctaCAGCGATgacacagttaaagtcacagagctgacactttttttcattctaatgtttgatgtgaacattaactgagtctcttgacctgtatctgcatgatgtgCTGCTGTGacacgattggctgattagatgacATAATAAACTGCTGGAGTGTATATTCCTACTGCAAACAGACTGTTTTAAACGACATTGAAATATCCTAAAGGGACTGGATGCCTGCAGACACTCAGCACTTTATTATTGGTTATATCGGTACTTTTCAGTTCATGTCATTTCCCGACTCCTTGACCTAAAAAGAGCTAAACACAGAAGcacagaagaggaagaaagacacAGAAGTGGGACAAGTTTAGCTAAATAGGTTGCACACTATTAATCATAGATAATGAGGGAATAATGATGGGTTTTTATTAATGGCTGCATGTTAAAACACTTCCTGACCTTACACATGCCTGGTTTCTGATTTAAGCACAGTTTGGCAGATTAAGCTGGATTGCACACCTTTCAGGGGATTCTCAGTGGAAATGAGCATATATATCTGCTCTAACCTAGATTTGCTCGATGCACCGAATGAGCAGAAATGAATTATTCATGTCACTTACACATACCCGAGCATGCAAATAAAACCTTCAGGTTATACATTTGCATGGTCTGTGCTTTACAAAACAAGTGCACAAGCATAAAGTCGTAGTAATAGTGAAAGCTGACCTTATCGGAGTCCAGATCAGGATCTTCCTGACAGAGTCGGTACAGGAAGGATTTGGGATCCCTGCATAAggtttgtttggttgtgatgaaaTAGGTGCCCCCGACATTCAGCCGGACCCACCGCGATCCTGGTTTCTCTGTGGACTCTGATGGGGATGTAGGGCTGCTCTTCATCGGGAAGCCGAACACGGCTCTGGACGCAGACAGGCCCGGGCTGGCAGAACCGCTCCGAGATGGAAGAACGAAGCTGGGCGACGGCAGGCGCATGCTAACTGAGCCGCGGGTCTCCCGGTGCTCGCTTTGCTCCATGAGGCCGCCCGCGTTCGCTTCAATGTGTAGCTCTGCCATGCTCTCCAAATGTCCGTTTGATTCCTCCTCCACGTGGAGAACTATCTCACCTTACTGCCGAATTATGTAAACAACAGCTCTCCTGCTAAACTAGCCAGCCAGCTAGACCTCAATTGTTTTTTCCTCTAATGAAGTGACGGTCTGTAAGCCGTTGTTAAGCTACACATATAAGCTCTAGGCGCATTGATAACCGTGAACAAAACGTTGTAATGTATTAGAAACACCGTCCTGCGACGACATAGTTCAAAATTTCACAAAACACGACATTGATCCACCTTGTTTATTCAATCGACTCCTGCAAGCTCCCTAATATTATGGAGGAACTAAAAGACATCACTTCCGGGTCGCGCTAACGCATGCATAATAAGAGCACAATAGAGGCAATGGAGCCCTTAAAGTGTAAAATAACTTCAACATGGATTTTGTAACGagaacaaatattaaa harbors:
- the kctd2 gene encoding BTB/POZ domain-containing protein KCTD2 is translated as MAELHIEANAGGLMEQSEHRETRGSVSMRLPSPSFVLPSRSGSASPGLSASRAVFGFPMKSSPTSPSESTEKPGSRWVRLNVGGTYFITTKQTLCRDPKSFLYRLCQEDPDLDSDKDETGAYLIDRDPTYFGPILNYLRHGKLIINKNLAEEGVLEEAEFYNIASLVRLVKERIRDNENRTSQGPVKHVYRVLQCQEEELTQMVSTMSDGWKFEQLISIGSSYNYGNEDQAEFLCVVSRELNNSTNGIVIEPTEKAKILQERGSRM